In Halococcus salifodinae DSM 8989, one DNA window encodes the following:
- a CDS encoding tartrate dehydrogenase: protein MPYEVALLPGDGIGPAVVDAALPVFEAVADRHGFTLETTVFDWGSERYHSKGTMMPDDGLDQLEGYDAILLGAVGDPSVPDHVTLNGLLIPIRKGFEQYVCKRPATLFAGIESPIQNHTDDIDFVVYRENTEGEYSDIGGREHRGTDAELAVQSAVFTRTGTERIVRQAFEAATAREGKLTSVTKSNAQAHGMVFWDDIVNEVHEEFPEVEVERLLVDAASMDLIRRPEAFDVLVASNLFGDILTDIGAVVSGGMGLAPSGNINPTMEYPSMFEPVHGSAPDIVGQEIANPIATVRSGAMLFEHLGESSAAETLRTVVENHLADAAAPRTPDLGGAASTTDVTEALEERIE, encoded by the coding sequence GTGCCATACGAAGTAGCCCTTCTCCCGGGAGACGGCATCGGCCCGGCGGTCGTCGATGCTGCGCTGCCGGTGTTCGAGGCGGTCGCGGATCGACATGGTTTCACCCTCGAAACGACAGTATTCGACTGGGGCAGCGAACGCTATCACAGCAAGGGAACGATGATGCCCGATGACGGACTCGATCAGTTGGAGGGCTATGACGCCATCCTGTTAGGTGCTGTGGGCGACCCGTCCGTACCCGATCACGTGACGCTCAATGGGCTGTTGATTCCGATCCGGAAGGGGTTCGAACAGTACGTCTGTAAGCGTCCAGCCACTCTCTTTGCTGGCATCGAATCACCCATTCAGAACCATACCGATGACATCGATTTCGTCGTCTACCGCGAGAACACCGAAGGAGAGTACTCCGATATTGGCGGTCGCGAACACCGTGGAACGGATGCCGAACTCGCCGTTCAGAGTGCGGTGTTCACGCGTACAGGTACCGAACGTATCGTCCGACAGGCGTTCGAGGCGGCGACCGCACGTGAGGGAAAACTCACCAGCGTCACGAAATCGAACGCACAGGCCCACGGAATGGTTTTCTGGGACGATATTGTCAATGAGGTCCACGAGGAGTTTCCGGAAGTCGAGGTCGAGCGCCTTCTCGTTGATGCTGCCAGCATGGACCTCATTCGTCGTCCCGAGGCGTTCGACGTGCTCGTCGCTTCGAACCTTTTCGGGGACATCCTCACCGACATCGGAGCTGTCGTCTCCGGCGGAATGGGTCTCGCACCCTCGGGAAATATCAACCCGACAATGGAGTACCCGTCGATGTTCGAACCAGTACACGGAAGCGCACCGGATATCGTTGGACAGGAAATCGCCAACCCGATCGCGACGGTACGTTCGGGAGCGATGCTGTTCGAACATCTCGGCGAGAGCAGCGCTGCGGAGACACTACGAACGGTCGTTGAGAACCATCTTGCGGACGCTGCGGCCCCGCGAACGCCGGACCTCGGCGGGGCGGCATCGACCACCGACGTTACCGAAGCACTCGAAGAGCGGATAGAATAG
- a CDS encoding bacterio-opsin activator domain-containing protein, which translates to MDGLAEFLCAGGYERLRRATRTHRGDLVVRLCGEVGLQPSEVVAVSPADVRQTGTTRLLDVGDREAFVPAAVAHSIQKYAESVDDTDPLVDVSERRIQMLVSESGTRAADATDDDRFRDVSTRDLRAAHARQLFHDGVDTRIVLAVTAYERVAALEPYLPAPDREAVATALAEGDTPTADGLPVWLRRAARVAADVGETLAVDSSAADIYEMVCDRLAETDGYRFAWIAETTGDGLAVRAHAGTTAESVDRTLADRSDLVTDVVGEQGVRAVDVGDTTLLAVPLVGEMTRGLLGIGTFREDVNAIERDLLGALGAQVGHALAVLEHRRLLLADTVTELTFDIGREAAFLPETAATLDCEFELVGIVPADEGVLCYVTTRTVTPDAVFERASATDAVGDVRFVSDDETGLLLELMLQRSPIQTLAKAGGQIRSYEISSQGGRLVGEVSTDANVRHIVETVTDAFSTVHLTAKRETEPEATTDIRFRETLADELTERQTAALRSAYFGGYFEWPRDSTAEELADSLDVSSPTLHHHLRIAQQKLLRSFFDDGV; encoded by the coding sequence ATGGATGGGCTAGCCGAGTTCCTCTGTGCGGGTGGCTACGAGCGTCTTCGTCGGGCGACCCGGACCCACCGTGGCGACCTCGTTGTCCGACTGTGTGGGGAGGTCGGGCTCCAGCCGAGTGAAGTGGTTGCCGTCAGTCCCGCTGATGTTCGCCAGACAGGTACAACACGGCTGCTCGACGTTGGAGACCGCGAGGCATTCGTTCCGGCAGCGGTGGCCCATTCGATACAGAAGTACGCCGAGTCGGTCGACGACACCGACCCACTCGTGGATGTCTCGGAGCGTCGCATCCAGATGTTGGTCAGCGAGAGCGGCACGCGAGCCGCTGATGCGACCGATGACGACCGATTCCGGGACGTCTCGACGCGGGACCTCCGGGCCGCTCACGCCCGTCAACTGTTTCACGATGGAGTCGATACACGAATCGTCCTCGCAGTGACCGCCTACGAACGGGTTGCTGCGCTGGAACCCTACCTCCCGGCCCCGGATCGTGAAGCGGTCGCGACGGCTCTCGCGGAGGGGGACACACCGACAGCCGACGGCCTGCCCGTCTGGCTCCGGCGAGCAGCACGGGTCGCAGCCGATGTGGGGGAGACACTCGCGGTCGACAGTAGCGCAGCGGATATCTACGAGATGGTCTGTGATCGACTGGCCGAGACGGACGGCTATCGCTTCGCCTGGATCGCGGAGACGACTGGCGACGGGCTCGCGGTTCGGGCACACGCCGGTACCACAGCCGAGAGTGTCGATCGAACGCTTGCCGACCGGAGCGACCTCGTCACCGACGTGGTCGGAGAGCAGGGCGTCCGCGCCGTAGATGTCGGGGACACCACGCTACTCGCCGTTCCACTCGTCGGGGAGATGACCCGTGGCCTGCTCGGGATCGGAACGTTTCGAGAGGACGTCAACGCTATCGAGCGTGACTTACTCGGCGCACTCGGTGCACAGGTCGGCCACGCGCTCGCCGTGCTCGAACATCGGCGGCTGTTGCTCGCCGATACAGTGACCGAGCTGACGTTCGATATCGGGCGCGAAGCGGCGTTCCTGCCCGAAACCGCGGCCACACTCGACTGTGAGTTCGAACTCGTCGGCATCGTCCCCGCCGACGAGGGGGTGCTCTGTTACGTCACGACCCGAACGGTCACGCCGGATGCGGTCTTCGAGCGCGCGAGCGCTACCGATGCGGTGGGCGACGTTCGATTCGTCAGCGACGACGAGACGGGCCTGCTGCTCGAACTCATGCTCCAGCGTTCTCCGATCCAGACGCTCGCGAAGGCCGGTGGTCAGATTCGCTCCTACGAGATCAGTTCGCAAGGTGGACGACTGGTCGGGGAGGTATCGACCGATGCAAACGTTCGACACATCGTCGAGACCGTGACCGACGCGTTTTCCACGGTCCACCTGACGGCGAAACGGGAAACCGAACCCGAGGCCACGACCGACATCCGATTTCGCGAGACGCTGGCCGACGAGCTCACCGAGCGACAGACTGCGGCGCTTCGATCGGCCTACTTCGGTGGCTACTTCGAGTGGCCGCGTGATTCGACAGCCGAGGAACTGGCCGACTCACTCGACGTCTCGTCGCCGACGCTCCACCATCACCTTCGCATCGCCCAGCAGAAACTGCTTCGTTCGTTCTTCGACGACGGCGTGTAG
- a CDS encoding acetate--CoA ligase gives MDADDAIDPPPTFRKRATLTSDPRERFSDEWPEAWDAAGDLLDWFESYDAVLDDETPPFEWFGGGTLNASHECLDRHLDERKNRLAIRWEGQLGETRTYTYLDLHREVNEFAAALRERGVGAGDVVTLYLPVVPELVVGMLACARLGAPHNVVSAGFSADALATRMERADSCFLVTCDGYYRRGDAVNQKRRADNARLAIDHDLEATVIVERLGDAQLGANQYEYSQLLAANAGCEVEPVARDSTETLFLIYTSGTTGEPKSVTHTTGGYLAHVAWTARNVLDITSTDTYWCTADIGWITGHSYIVYGPLSLGTTTMLYEGTADHLRKDRLFSIIERNAVDVLYTAPTAIRSFMKWGEEYPARHDLSSLRLLGTVGKPIDPRAWKWYYTHVGGESCPVVDTWWQTETGAILVSTLPGVDAMKPGSAGPPLPGIDVAVVGPDGSEQPAGERGMLAIRTPWPGMPRELAAATDWGASAAADGEWRYIAGDEAVADDDGYIRVLGRRDDAITVANQRIGIAEIESAVVSVEGVAEAAVVGVDHSTRETAVYAYVNPATQQAADDALHEAVIAAVEEAIGPMASPERVIFTPELPKTRSGKIMRRLLESVANDEDYGDLSALRNPEVVGELRSNDDGISDG, from the coding sequence ATGGACGCCGACGACGCGATTGACCCACCACCCACGTTCCGCAAACGGGCCACGCTGACGAGTGACCCCCGTGAGCGCTTCAGCGACGAGTGGCCCGAAGCGTGGGACGCCGCCGGCGATCTCCTCGATTGGTTCGAATCGTACGACGCGGTTCTCGACGACGAAACACCGCCGTTCGAATGGTTCGGTGGTGGCACGCTCAACGCCAGTCACGAGTGTCTCGACCGCCATCTCGACGAGCGGAAAAATCGTCTCGCGATCCGCTGGGAGGGGCAGCTCGGCGAGACGCGCACCTACACCTACCTCGACCTTCATCGCGAGGTTAACGAGTTCGCAGCGGCCCTCCGTGAGCGCGGTGTCGGGGCAGGCGACGTCGTCACGCTCTATCTGCCGGTGGTCCCCGAACTGGTGGTGGGGATGCTCGCCTGTGCGCGCCTCGGTGCACCGCACAACGTCGTTTCCGCGGGTTTTTCGGCCGATGCGCTGGCGACACGGATGGAGCGTGCCGATTCGTGCTTTCTCGTGACCTGTGATGGGTACTACCGACGCGGTGACGCGGTCAACCAGAAGCGCCGTGCGGACAACGCTCGATTGGCCATCGACCACGATCTCGAAGCCACTGTCATCGTCGAACGACTCGGAGACGCCCAACTCGGAGCCAACCAGTACGAGTACAGTCAGTTGCTCGCTGCCAACGCTGGGTGTGAGGTCGAACCGGTCGCCCGCGACTCGACGGAGACGTTGTTTTTGATCTACACCTCCGGGACGACCGGAGAGCCGAAGTCCGTCACGCACACCACCGGTGGCTATCTCGCTCACGTCGCGTGGACCGCACGCAACGTGCTCGATATCACGTCCACGGACACCTACTGGTGTACGGCCGATATCGGTTGGATCACCGGCCACTCCTACATCGTCTACGGGCCGCTGAGTTTAGGAACGACGACCATGCTCTACGAAGGCACCGCCGATCACCTCCGGAAAGATCGGCTCTTCTCGATCATCGAACGCAACGCTGTCGACGTCCTCTATACGGCACCGACGGCGATCCGGTCGTTCATGAAGTGGGGCGAGGAGTACCCCGCTCGCCACGACTTATCGAGCCTCCGGCTACTCGGCACCGTCGGCAAACCCATCGACCCGCGAGCGTGGAAGTGGTACTACACCCACGTCGGGGGCGAGTCGTGCCCGGTCGTCGATACGTGGTGGCAGACCGAAACGGGGGCCATCCTCGTCTCGACGCTGCCCGGTGTCGACGCGATGAAACCAGGCTCTGCCGGCCCGCCGCTGCCGGGTATCGACGTTGCCGTCGTCGGCCCGGACGGCAGCGAGCAGCCGGCCGGCGAGCGGGGCATGCTCGCGATCCGGACGCCGTGGCCGGGAATGCCCCGCGAGCTTGCGGCGGCGACTGACTGGGGGGCGAGTGCCGCTGCGGACGGCGAGTGGCGGTACATCGCGGGCGACGAGGCGGTCGCCGACGATGACGGGTATATTCGTGTTCTCGGTCGGCGGGACGACGCGATCACCGTTGCCAACCAGCGAATCGGGATCGCGGAGATAGAGAGCGCCGTCGTCAGCGTCGAGGGCGTCGCCGAGGCCGCAGTCGTCGGCGTCGATCACTCGACGCGGGAGACGGCGGTGTACGCCTACGTCAACCCGGCGACACAGCAGGCTGCCGACGATGCACTCCACGAGGCGGTCATCGCCGCCGTCGAGGAGGCGATCGGACCAATGGCCAGTCCCGAACGGGTCATCTTCACGCCAGAGCTCCCGAAGACCCGTTCGGGGAAGATCATGCGCCGGCTGTTGGAATCCGTCGCCAACGATGAGGACTACGGCGACCTCAGCGCGCTCCGCAACCCCGAAGTCGTCGGCGAGCTCCGCTCGAATGACGATGGAATTTCGGATGGATAG